In a genomic window of [Empedobacter] haloabium:
- the rlmN gene encoding 23S rRNA (adenine(2503)-C(2))-methyltransferase RlmN codes for METTLTNLLDLDPAQLIDYCAQLGEKPFRAKQLQRWIHQFGASDFDSMTDLAKSLREKLKTRAHITAPAIISDHTSSDGTRKWLVDVGNGNAVETVFIPEENRGTLCISTQAGCAVNCRFCSTGKQGFNRNLTVAEIIGQLWMAEFELRRTKGIEPGPKGERQITNVVMMGMGEPLLNYEPTATALKLMLDDNAYGLSRRRVTLSTSGVVPMIDKLAQDVPVALAVSLHASNDELRNGLVPLNKKYPLAELLAACKRYLEYAPRDFITFEYCMLDGFNDSDEHARELIALVNHPEYGVNCKFNLIPFNPFPESGLTRSKNPRIKAFSEILMNAGIVTTIRKTRGDDIDAACGQLAGEVKDRTRVQERMEKMTEYQQKFGANFGKIVEIRS; via the coding sequence ATGGAAACGACGCTCACCAACCTGCTGGACCTGGATCCCGCGCAACTGATCGATTACTGTGCTCAGTTGGGTGAGAAGCCGTTCCGTGCAAAACAGCTGCAACGCTGGATCCACCAGTTCGGTGCATCCGACTTCGACAGCATGACCGACCTGGCCAAGTCGCTGCGCGAGAAGCTCAAGACGCGCGCGCACATCACGGCTCCCGCCATCATCAGCGACCACACGTCCTCCGACGGCACCCGCAAATGGCTGGTGGACGTCGGCAACGGCAATGCCGTCGAGACCGTGTTCATCCCGGAAGAAAACCGCGGCACCCTGTGCATTTCCACCCAGGCCGGCTGCGCCGTCAACTGCCGCTTCTGCTCGACGGGCAAGCAGGGCTTCAACCGCAACCTGACGGTGGCCGAGATCATCGGCCAGCTGTGGATGGCCGAGTTCGAGCTGCGCCGCACCAAGGGCATCGAACCGGGCCCGAAGGGCGAGCGCCAGATCACCAACGTCGTCATGATGGGCATGGGCGAGCCGCTGCTGAACTACGAGCCGACCGCCACCGCGCTGAAGCTGATGCTGGACGATAACGCCTACGGCCTGTCGCGCCGCCGCGTCACCCTGTCCACTTCCGGCGTGGTGCCGATGATCGACAAGCTGGCGCAGGACGTGCCGGTGGCGCTGGCCGTGTCGCTGCACGCCTCCAACGACGAGCTGCGCAACGGCCTGGTGCCTCTGAACAAGAAATACCCGCTGGCCGAGCTGCTGGCGGCCTGCAAGCGCTACCTGGAATACGCGCCGCGCGACTTCATCACGTTCGAATACTGCATGCTGGACGGCTTCAACGACAGCGACGAGCATGCCCGCGAACTGATCGCGCTGGTGAACCACCCCGAGTACGGCGTCAACTGCAAGTTCAACCTGATTCCGTTCAATCCGTTCCCGGAATCGGGCCTGACGCGTTCGAAGAACCCCCGTATCAAGGCGTTCTCGGAAATCCTGATGAACGCGGGCATCGTGACGACGATCCGCAAGACCCGCGGCGACGATATCGACGCCGCCTGCGGCCAGCTGGCGGGCGAGGTCAAGGACCGCACCCGCGTGCAGGAACGCATGGAAAAGATGACGGAATACCAGCAGAAATTCGGTGCCAACTTCGGCAAGATCGTGGAGATCCGGTCCTGA
- the ndk gene encoding nucleoside-diphosphate kinase has translation MAIERTLSIIKPDAVAKNVIGQIYSRFEGAGLKIVAARMTQLSRAEAEGFYAVHAARPFFKDLVDFMVSGPVMVTVLEGEGAIAKNRDLMGATDPKKADKGTIRADFADSIDANAVHGSDAAETAAVEIAYFFPALNVYSR, from the coding sequence ATGGCAATCGAACGCACCCTGTCGATCATCAAACCAGACGCAGTCGCGAAGAACGTAATCGGCCAGATCTACAGCCGTTTCGAAGGCGCTGGCCTGAAGATCGTGGCTGCTCGCATGACCCAACTGTCGCGCGCTGAAGCCGAAGGCTTCTACGCCGTGCACGCTGCCCGTCCGTTCTTCAAGGACCTGGTCGACTTCATGGTTTCCGGCCCGGTCATGGTCACCGTCCTGGAAGGCGAAGGCGCCATTGCCAAGAACCGCGACCTGATGGGCGCTACCGATCCGAAGAAGGCCGACAAAGGCACCATCCGCGCCGATTTCGCCGACTCGATCGACGCCAACGCCGTGCACGGTTCGGACGCCGCCGAAACGGCCGCTGTGGAAATCGCTTACTTCTTCCCAGCACTGAACGTGTACTCCCGTTAA
- a CDS encoding Bax inhibitor-1/YccA family protein encodes MEYNLNKSFDQSAGRLATRNSVLRNTYWLLALSMIPTVLGAAIGVMFGVPMPRGFMGALLFLGVAFGFIWAIEKNKHSGVGVALLLGFTFFMGLMLTPLLTRTLGYGNGGTLIMLAFGGTASIFAVLASIATVSKRDFSGVAKFAFVGLVLIILASLANIFFQIPALTLTISVLAIGIFSAFILYDVQRIVNGGETNYISATLALYLDVYNIFTSLLQILGFTSGSRE; translated from the coding sequence ATGGAATACAATCTAAACAAGAGCTTTGACCAGTCCGCGGGCCGCCTGGCGACCCGCAACAGCGTGCTGCGCAATACGTACTGGCTGCTGGCGCTGTCGATGATCCCGACCGTGCTGGGCGCAGCCATCGGCGTGATGTTCGGCGTGCCGATGCCGCGCGGCTTCATGGGCGCCCTGCTGTTCCTGGGCGTTGCCTTCGGCTTCATCTGGGCCATCGAGAAAAACAAGCACAGCGGCGTGGGTGTCGCGTTGCTGCTGGGCTTCACCTTCTTCATGGGCCTGATGCTGACGCCGCTGCTGACCCGCACGCTGGGCTACGGCAATGGCGGCACCCTGATCATGCTGGCGTTCGGCGGTACCGCGTCGATCTTCGCCGTGCTGGCCAGTATCGCGACGGTATCCAAGCGCGATTTCAGCGGCGTGGCCAAGTTCGCGTTCGTGGGCCTGGTGCTGATCATCCTGGCTTCGCTGGCAAACATCTTCTTCCAGATCCCGGCGCTGACGCTGACGATCTCGGTGCTGGCCATCGGCATCTTCTCCGCGTTCATCCTGTATGACGTGCAGCGGATCGTGAACGGCGGCGAAACCAACTACATCAGCGCCACGCTGGCGTTGTACCTGGACGTGTACAACATCTTCACCAGCCTGCTGCAGATCCTGGGCTTCACCAGCGGCAGCCGCGAGTAA
- the rlmD gene encoding 23S rRNA (uracil(1939)-C(5))-methyltransferase RlmD, producing MQENIIDIKSLDMDARGVGHMQDNEDGTPGKVVFVEGALPGERVSFETFRKKKNWEAARMTQLHRESALRVQPKCVHFDYCGGCSMQHLEPSAQVAIKQRVLEDNLWHLSKVKPELMMRPMYGPTWGYRYRARLSSRFVAKKGTVLVGFHEKKSVYVADIQSCQILPKHVSDMMMPLRALIGSLSIFDKVPQIELAIGEDLTVLVMRNMEPLTADDEVKVKAFADQYDIQWWLQPKGPDTAYPFYPLDKQLHYLLPEFNVRMPFKPVDFTQVNHHINRVLVHKALRLLEVQPTDRVADLFCGLGNFTLPLATQAREVVGIEGSTALTERALANAKVNGLDAKTSFSTRNLFEITKDDLIALGRFDRMLIDPPRDGAMALVLALAELKETHPGLLPRRIVYVSCSPSTLARDAGVLVHRAGYALKQAGVVNMFPHTSHVESMAVFDLV from the coding sequence ATGCAAGAAAACATCATCGATATCAAATCGCTCGACATGGACGCGCGTGGCGTCGGTCATATGCAGGACAACGAAGACGGCACGCCGGGCAAGGTGGTATTCGTGGAAGGCGCGCTGCCGGGCGAGCGCGTCAGCTTCGAGACCTTCCGCAAGAAGAAGAACTGGGAAGCGGCGCGCATGACGCAGCTGCACCGCGAATCGGCGCTGCGCGTGCAGCCGAAATGCGTCCACTTCGACTACTGCGGCGGCTGCTCGATGCAGCACCTGGAGCCGTCCGCGCAGGTGGCGATCAAGCAGCGCGTGCTGGAGGATAACCTGTGGCACCTGTCGAAGGTCAAGCCGGAACTGATGATGCGGCCGATGTACGGCCCGACCTGGGGCTACCGCTATCGCGCCCGCCTGTCCTCGCGCTTCGTGGCGAAGAAGGGCACGGTGCTGGTGGGCTTCCACGAGAAGAAATCCGTCTACGTGGCCGACATCCAGAGCTGCCAGATCCTGCCGAAGCATGTGTCGGACATGATGATGCCGCTGCGCGCCCTGATCGGCTCCCTGTCGATCTTCGACAAGGTGCCGCAGATCGAGCTGGCCATCGGCGAGGACCTGACGGTGCTGGTGATGCGCAATATGGAACCGCTGACGGCCGACGACGAAGTCAAGGTGAAAGCCTTCGCCGACCAGTACGACATCCAGTGGTGGCTGCAGCCGAAAGGCCCGGATACCGCGTATCCGTTCTATCCGCTGGACAAGCAGCTGCACTACCTGCTGCCCGAGTTCAATGTGCGCATGCCGTTCAAGCCGGTCGATTTCACGCAGGTCAACCACCACATCAACCGCGTGCTGGTGCACAAGGCGCTGCGCCTGCTGGAAGTGCAGCCGACCGACCGTGTCGCCGACCTGTTCTGCGGCCTGGGCAACTTCACGCTGCCGCTGGCGACGCAGGCGCGCGAGGTGGTCGGCATCGAGGGCAGCACGGCGCTGACGGAGCGTGCGCTGGCCAATGCCAAGGTCAACGGCCTGGATGCGAAAACCTCGTTCTCGACCCGCAACCTGTTCGAGATCACCAAGGACGACCTGATCGCCCTGGGCAGGTTCGACCGCATGCTGATCGACCCGCCGCGCGACGGCGCGATGGCGCTGGTGCTGGCGCTGGCGGAGCTGAAGGAAACCCACCCCGGGCTGCTGCCGCGCCGCATCGTCTACGTCTCGTGCAGCCCGTCCACGCTGGCGCGCGACGCCGGCGTGCTGGTGCACCGCGCCGGCTATGCGTTGAAGCAGGCCGGTGTCGTCAACATGTTCCCGCACACCTCGCACGTGGAGTCGATGGCGGTGTTCGACCTGGTCTAA
- the rpoS gene encoding RNA polymerase sigma factor RpoS encodes MTSSPHDHLEEDSLPDDYPAERIDEGDGLDSGLDSGLDGNGTVAEAATVLETVDELKKVLAAELSTDTTQHYLNQIGTRPLLTAQQEVHYATLAKAGDFAARQKMIEHNLRLVVSIAKHYINRGVVLLDMIEEGNIGLMRAIDKFEPERGFRFSTYATWWIRQSIERAIMNQARTVRLPVHMVRELNQILRGKYALEAQHHNGKDATAEDIAELVGRPVEEVQDILALSEHATSLDAPLDNDPQSSLMDMLPGDADDSPDARAEHHEMTQLVRDWLMKLPDKQRIVIMRRFGLDNDDPATLETLAEEMGVTRERVRQIQQEALVKLKRAMAARGVVRDSLL; translated from the coding sequence ATGACAAGCTCGCCGCACGATCATCTGGAAGAAGATTCACTACCGGACGATTATCCGGCGGAGCGGATCGACGAAGGCGACGGGCTCGATAGCGGGCTTGATAGCGGGCTCGACGGCAATGGCACCGTCGCCGAAGCGGCGACGGTGCTGGAAACCGTCGATGAACTGAAAAAGGTGCTGGCCGCCGAGCTGTCCACCGACACTACCCAGCACTACCTGAACCAGATCGGCACGCGGCCGCTGCTGACGGCGCAGCAGGAAGTGCATTACGCCACCCTGGCCAAGGCCGGCGACTTCGCCGCACGCCAGAAAATGATCGAGCACAACCTGCGGCTCGTCGTCTCCATCGCCAAGCACTACATCAACCGCGGCGTGGTCCTGCTCGACATGATCGAGGAGGGCAATATCGGCCTGATGCGCGCCATCGACAAGTTCGAGCCGGAGCGCGGCTTCCGCTTTTCCACTTATGCCACCTGGTGGATAAGGCAAAGCATCGAGCGCGCCATCATGAACCAGGCCCGCACCGTGCGCCTGCCCGTGCACATGGTGCGCGAGCTGAACCAGATCCTGCGCGGCAAATACGCGCTGGAAGCACAGCACCACAACGGCAAGGATGCGACGGCCGAGGACATCGCCGAACTGGTCGGCCGCCCGGTCGAGGAGGTGCAGGACATCCTGGCGCTGTCCGAGCACGCCACCTCGCTCGATGCGCCGCTGGACAACGACCCGCAGTCGTCGCTGATGGACATGCTGCCCGGCGACGCCGACGACAGTCCGGACGCGCGCGCGGAACACCACGAGATGACGCAACTGGTGCGCGACTGGCTGATGAAGCTGCCGGACAAGCAGCGCATCGTCATCATGCGCCGTTTCGGCCTGGACAACGACGATCCGGCCACCCTCGAGACGCTGGCCGAGGAAATGGGGGTGACGCGCGAGCGGGTGCGCCAGATCCAGCAGGAAGCGCTGGTCAAGCTCAAGCGCGCAATGGCCGCACGCGGCGTCGTGCGCGATTCGCTGCTCTGA
- a CDS encoding peptidoglycan DD-metalloendopeptidase family protein yields the protein MTKKSSLLMLLPLAVLSACTSPPNQAPVIERPIVRHTPAPPAAPVQDQKDRDGYYTVRKGDTLLRIALDHGQNYRDLVAWNNLANPNDIKVDQVLRVAPPEDAPGVRTAAVVMPPETKVTTPAPPKKTEPKADKKPYTEGALVDLQKVDKDGDGKPDAPATKPTQVASIKPSAPAAPALSAEDREVSWTWPSDGKVIAGFDEGKNKGIDIAGRPGQQVLAAGAGKVMYAGSGIRGYGNLVIVKHSNGLLSAYAHNRSILVKEGQTVNRGQAIAEMGDSDSDTVKLHFEIRQQGKPVDPSKFLPNR from the coding sequence ATGACGAAAAAAAGTTCCCTGTTGATGTTACTGCCGCTCGCGGTGCTGAGCGCCTGTACTTCCCCGCCGAACCAGGCACCCGTGATCGAGCGTCCCATCGTGCGCCATACCCCGGCACCGCCCGCAGCGCCCGTCCAGGACCAGAAGGACCGTGACGGCTACTACACCGTGCGCAAGGGCGACACGCTGCTGCGCATCGCGCTCGATCACGGCCAGAACTACCGTGACCTGGTGGCCTGGAACAACCTGGCGAACCCGAACGACATCAAGGTCGACCAGGTGCTGCGCGTGGCGCCGCCGGAGGATGCGCCGGGCGTGCGTACCGCCGCCGTCGTGATGCCGCCGGAGACCAAGGTCACGACGCCAGCGCCGCCGAAGAAGACGGAACCGAAAGCCGACAAGAAGCCGTACACGGAAGGCGCCCTGGTCGACCTGCAGAAGGTCGACAAGGACGGCGACGGCAAGCCGGATGCGCCGGCGACGAAGCCGACGCAGGTCGCCAGCATCAAGCCGTCGGCGCCGGCGGCACCGGCGCTCAGCGCCGAGGATCGCGAAGTCAGCTGGACCTGGCCTTCGGACGGCAAGGTCATCGCCGGTTTCGACGAAGGCAAGAACAAGGGCATCGACATCGCCGGCCGGCCCGGCCAGCAGGTGCTTGCGGCAGGTGCAGGGAAGGTGATGTATGCCGGCAGCGGCATTCGCGGTTATGGTAATCTCGTCATCGTGAAGCACAGTAACGGCCTGCTGTCCGCATATGCCCACAACCGGTCCATCCTCGTCAAGGAAGGCCAGACGGTCAACCGCGGCCAGGCCATCGCCGAGATGGGGGATTCCGATTCGGACACGGTCAAGCTGCACTTCGAGATAAGGCAGCAGGGCAAGCCGGTGGATCCGTCGAAATTCCTGCCCAACCGCTAG
- a CDS encoding protein-L-isoaspartate(D-aspartate) O-methyltransferase has translation MSDKPRSFPLPLSSVTDKAQKKQPVFSPVATPQTATRNAAHNAAHGAAQQARKAQPASVPLRAPLPERVAPPRQYALVSDAVRRAMVTRVAKQGVHDPVVLAALDTVPRHMFMDEGLAAQAYIDASLPIGHQQTISQPYIVARMLEVMRNGAQLTRVLEIGTGCGYQAAVLSCIAQEVYSIERIKPLHELAKANLRPLRVPNLRLHYGDGMLGLPQVAPFDGIILAAAGLQVPQALLEQLAIGGRLVAPIGDRTQHLELMTRVGKTEWTRQTLEGCHFVPLRPGTV, from the coding sequence ATGAGCGACAAGCCCCGTTCCTTCCCCTTGCCGCTGTCGTCCGTGACGGACAAGGCGCAGAAAAAGCAGCCGGTGTTCTCGCCGGTGGCGACGCCGCAGACGGCGACGCGGAACGCGGCGCACAATGCCGCGCACGGCGCCGCGCAGCAGGCGCGCAAGGCGCAGCCGGCCAGCGTGCCGCTGCGCGCGCCGCTGCCGGAACGGGTCGCGCCGCCGCGCCAGTATGCCCTGGTTTCGGACGCCGTTCGCCGGGCCATGGTGACGCGGGTGGCAAAGCAGGGCGTGCACGACCCGGTCGTGCTGGCCGCTCTCGACACCGTGCCGCGGCACATGTTCATGGACGAAGGACTGGCGGCCCAGGCCTATATCGACGCCTCGCTGCCGATCGGCCACCAGCAGACGATTTCGCAGCCGTACATCGTGGCGCGCATGCTCGAGGTGATGCGCAACGGCGCGCAATTGACGCGGGTGCTGGAGATCGGCACCGGCTGCGGCTACCAGGCGGCCGTGCTGTCCTGCATCGCGCAGGAAGTCTATTCGATCGAGCGCATCAAGCCGCTGCACGAGCTGGCCAAGGCCAACCTGCGGCCATTGCGGGTGCCGAACCTGCGCCTGCATTACGGAGATGGTATGCTTGGGTTGCCCCAGGTCGCGCCGTTCGACGGCATCATCCTCGCGGCAGCCGGCCTGCAGGTACCGCAGGCGCTGCTCGAGCAACTGGCCATCGGGGGCCGGCTGGTCGCGCCGATTGGCGACCGTACCCAGCACCTGGAGCTGATGACCCGGGTCGGCAAGACCGAGTGGACGCGCCAGACGCTGGAAGGCTGCCATTTCGTGCCACTGCGCCCGGGTACCGTCTAG
- the surE gene encoding 5'/3'-nucleotidase SurE: MKILISNDDGYLAPGINALADALSQIADIVVVAPDSNRSGASNSLSLDRPLSMQQAANGFYFVNGTPTDCVHIALTGLLTEPPDLVVSGINHGPNMGDDTLYSGTVAAATEGYLFGIPAIAFSQGSYGWSHVDAAAKAARDIVQRYADALQKPYLLNVNIPNLPYDALGQPLATRLGRRHQAEPVIKALDPRGREIYWIGPPGACKDAGEGTDFHAVAQGRISMTPLQIDLTHKMQLDLLAKALG; encoded by the coding sequence ATGAAAATCCTGATCAGTAACGACGACGGCTACCTTGCGCCGGGCATCAACGCGCTGGCCGACGCGCTCAGCCAGATCGCCGATATTGTCGTGGTGGCGCCCGACAGCAACCGCTCGGGCGCTTCCAACTCGCTGTCGCTGGACCGGCCGCTGTCGATGCAGCAGGCGGCCAACGGTTTTTATTTTGTCAACGGCACGCCGACCGACTGCGTGCACATCGCGCTGACGGGGCTGTTGACGGAACCGCCCGACCTGGTCGTCTCCGGCATCAACCACGGGCCCAATATGGGCGACGACACGCTGTACTCGGGTACCGTGGCGGCCGCCACCGAAGGTTATCTGTTCGGTATTCCCGCCATCGCCTTTTCCCAGGGCAGTTACGGCTGGAGCCACGTCGACGCCGCCGCGAAGGCGGCGCGCGATATCGTGCAGCGCTATGCCGACGCCCTGCAGAAGCCGTATCTGCTGAACGTGAACATCCCCAACCTGCCGTACGACGCGCTGGGGCAGCCGCTGGCGACCCGGCTGGGCCGGCGCCACCAGGCCGAACCCGTCATCAAGGCGCTCGATCCGCGCGGCCGCGAGATCTACTGGATCGGCCCGCCGGGCGCCTGCAAGGATGCGGGCGAGGGCACCGATTTCCATGCCGTGGCCCAGGGCCGGATCTCGATGACGCCGCTGCAGATCGACCTGACCCACAAGATGCAACTCGACCTCCTGGCAAAGGCCCTCGGATGA
- a CDS encoding tetratricopeptide repeat protein: MSLPPLDEPGEVVTFHSHKGGAGRTMALANLAVLLARRDNATVPTLMVDWDLEAPGLHHYFRTGGEGPGVLELFEACRDQLLRRSRLPGARDDADLAQAVLDAVGWEQYVVRADHSRPLYLLRAGRLDASHAERLARLDWEALFAACPALFRVFAANLARRFRHVLVDSRAGRNDSAGICTTLLPTKLVLVFTPNRQHLEGLDALVQRATAWRRSHEDEQRPLLIYPLPSRIEMDDPAQRALWRRGDVQRGVPGYQPLFERLLAQAYGHARMSLESYFDEVQVQQSRGLSAGEHLPAGRQEDGDRFSVTRAFEAFLAWFEGGYCPWQSRAEIPLVTAVQQGRAAMEQGGGRGVALPLARDLARLAALYRREGQLERAAACAEESLALHVLMLGDEHGDTLASKAVLAEVLYEQGKFEEARLQQEAVLEARERMQGAGAAATLEASTALAATLAQLGQFPEALALQDAVIDSHERLLGGEHLATVDSLAVRADILVHAEELEQAGTLLERVMTLRTRLLGAEHADTVRTRKALAQARTRLKDGGRAVRESHHGCHQIVGVEQPRAAYRAAHPPRLDEQGELADDGELSETRIGMR; encoded by the coding sequence TTGTCTCTGCCACCGCTCGACGAACCCGGAGAAGTGGTCACCTTCCATTCGCACAAGGGCGGCGCGGGGCGCACGATGGCCCTCGCCAACCTGGCCGTCCTGCTGGCGCGCCGCGACAATGCGACGGTGCCCACCCTGATGGTCGACTGGGACCTGGAAGCGCCCGGCCTGCACCACTACTTCCGGACCGGCGGTGAAGGGCCGGGCGTGCTGGAGTTGTTCGAGGCATGCCGCGACCAGCTGTTGCGGCGCAGCCGGCTGCCGGGCGCGCGCGACGACGCGGACCTGGCGCAGGCCGTGCTCGACGCCGTCGGCTGGGAGCAGTATGTCGTGCGGGCGGACCACAGCCGCCCACTGTATCTGCTGCGCGCGGGCCGGCTCGACGCAAGCCACGCGGAGCGGCTGGCGCGGCTGGACTGGGAGGCGCTGTTTGCCGCCTGCCCCGCGTTGTTCCGCGTGTTCGCGGCCAACCTGGCGCGCCGGTTCCGTCACGTGCTGGTGGACTCGCGTGCCGGTCGCAACGACAGCGCGGGCATCTGCACGACGCTGCTGCCCACCAAGCTGGTGCTGGTGTTTACCCCGAACCGGCAGCATCTGGAGGGGCTGGACGCGCTGGTCCAGCGCGCCACGGCCTGGCGCCGCAGCCATGAGGACGAGCAGCGTCCGCTGCTGATCTATCCGCTGCCGTCGCGCATCGAAATGGACGATCCGGCCCAGCGCGCATTGTGGCGGCGCGGCGACGTCCAGCGCGGCGTGCCCGGCTACCAGCCGCTGTTCGAGCGGCTGCTGGCGCAGGCCTATGGCCACGCGCGCATGTCGCTGGAAAGCTATTTCGACGAGGTGCAGGTGCAGCAGTCGCGCGGCCTGTCGGCCGGCGAGCACCTGCCGGCCGGCCGACAGGAGGACGGCGACCGTTTTTCCGTCACGCGCGCGTTCGAGGCGTTCCTGGCCTGGTTCGAGGGCGGCTATTGCCCGTGGCAGTCGCGCGCCGAGATTCCGCTCGTGACGGCGGTACAGCAAGGACGCGCCGCGATGGAGCAGGGCGGCGGGCGCGGCGTGGCGCTGCCGCTGGCGCGCGACCTCGCGCGCCTAGCGGCGCTGTACCGGCGCGAGGGCCAGCTGGAACGGGCGGCCGCCTGTGCCGAGGAAAGCCTGGCGCTGCACGTGCTGATGCTGGGCGACGAGCATGGCGATACGCTGGCCAGCAAGGCCGTGCTGGCCGAGGTGCTGTACGAGCAGGGCAAGTTCGAGGAAGCGCGGCTGCAGCAGGAAGCGGTGCTGGAGGCGCGCGAACGGATGCAGGGCGCGGGCGCGGCGGCGACCCTGGAGGCCTCGACGGCGCTGGCGGCCACGCTGGCCCAGCTGGGCCAGTTCCCCGAGGCGCTGGCGCTGCAGGATGCCGTCATCGATTCGCACGAGCGGCTGCTGGGCGGCGAGCACCTTGCGACGGTGGACAGCCTGGCCGTGCGGGCCGACATCCTGGTTCACGCGGAGGAGTTGGAACAGGCCGGCACGCTGCTGGAGCGGGTCATGACACTGCGTACCCGCCTGCTGGGCGCCGAACATGCCGACACCGTGCGCACCCGCAAGGCGCTGGCGCAGGCGCGCACCCGCCTGAAGGACGGCGGCCGGGCCGTGCGCGAAAGCCACCACGGCTGCCACCAGATCGTCGGCGTGGAGCAGCCGCGCGCCGCCTACCGTGCCGCGCACCCGCCCCGCCTGGACGAGCAAGGCGAGCTGGCGGACGACGGCGAACTGTCGGAAACGCGCATCGGCATGCGCTGA
- a CDS encoding toll/interleukin-1 receptor domain-containing protein encodes MTIRYGCFFSYAHGQHAYMSKFKNDLIDALRCYLEPHFDTEKELFVDSEQLGGGDDIDRKIALALCESVCMIVIYTPKYEAHAYTRREFAAMQLIEAERRNWYTLPSHLIIPVIMTRHPLSLPAQISDGMYVDFSRYTLATGDLKTNPDFLPDIDKIVQRIVAHYHYLKYCIPAGHDCASFELPPIPPPWRPTPPPSFPR; translated from the coding sequence ATGACGATCCGCTACGGCTGTTTCTTCAGCTATGCGCACGGCCAGCATGCGTACATGAGCAAGTTCAAGAACGACCTGATCGATGCGCTGCGCTGCTACCTGGAGCCGCACTTCGACACCGAAAAGGAACTGTTCGTCGACAGCGAGCAGCTGGGCGGCGGCGACGATATCGATCGCAAGATCGCGCTGGCGCTGTGCGAAAGCGTCTGCATGATCGTGATCTACACGCCCAAGTACGAAGCGCATGCCTATACCCGCCGCGAGTTCGCCGCGATGCAGCTGATCGAGGCGGAACGGCGCAACTGGTACACGCTGCCCAGCCACCTGATCATCCCCGTCATCATGACCCGGCACCCGCTCAGCCTGCCGGCGCAGATCTCGGACGGCATGTACGTGGATTTCTCGCGCTACACGCTGGCGACGGGCGATTTGAAGACCAATCCCGATTTTCTGCCGGACATCGACAAGATCGTCCAGCGCATCGTCGCCCATTATCACTACCTGAAGTACTGCATCCCGGCCGGACACGATTGCGCCAGCTTCGAGTTGCCGCCCATCCCGCCGCCATGGCGTCCGACCCCGCCGCCCAGTTTCCCGCGCTGA